One genomic region from Lates calcarifer isolate ASB-BC8 linkage group LG10, TLL_Latcal_v3, whole genome shotgun sequence encodes:
- the bet1l gene encoding BET1-like protein isoform X2: MLDAENKRMAENLATKVSRLKSLAYEIDREADDQNEYLDNMDSNFLSATGLLTGSVKRFSTMVRSGRDNRRILCYVSVGLVLVFFLLYYLVSRIQR, from the exons ATGCTCGATGCTGAAAACAAACGGATGGCTGAGAACCTGGCCACCAAAGTCTCCAGACTGAAATCT CTGGCGTATGAAATCGACCGAGAGGCTGACGATCAGAACGAGTATCTGGACAACATG GACTCTAACTTCCTGAGTGCAACGGGTTTGCTGACTGGCAGCGTGAAACGTTTCTCCACCATGGTCCGATCCGGCAGAGACAATCGCCGCATCCTCTGCTACGTCTCTGTGGGCCTGGTCCTGGTCTTCTTCCTGCTCTACTACCTGGTCTCCAGGATTCAACGCTGA
- the bet1l gene encoding BET1-like protein isoform X1: MADWNRGHGSVDDMLDAENKRMAENLATKVSRLKSLAYEIDREADDQNEYLDNMDSNFLSATGLLTGSVKRFSTMVRSGRDNRRILCYVSVGLVLVFFLLYYLVSRIQR; the protein is encoded by the exons ATGGCGGACTGGAATAGAG gtcaTGGCTCTGTGGACGACATGCTCGATGCTGAAAACAAACGGATGGCTGAGAACCTGGCCACCAAAGTCTCCAGACTGAAATCT CTGGCGTATGAAATCGACCGAGAGGCTGACGATCAGAACGAGTATCTGGACAACATG GACTCTAACTTCCTGAGTGCAACGGGTTTGCTGACTGGCAGCGTGAAACGTTTCTCCACCATGGTCCGATCCGGCAGAGACAATCGCCGCATCCTCTGCTACGTCTCTGTGGGCCTGGTCCTGGTCTTCTTCCTGCTCTACTACCTGGTCTCCAGGATTCAACGCTGA